A window from Brachyhypopomus gauderio isolate BG-103 chromosome 6, BGAUD_0.2, whole genome shotgun sequence encodes these proteins:
- the samd1a gene encoding sterile alpha motif domain containing 1a, whose product MSEPRYREWILETIDSLRSRKARPDLERICRMVRRRHGSEPDRTCLELEKLIQEQTVLKVNYKGSISYRNAAKVQRGRRKLERTTVKAAEKHAALPDLNTGDSALGPADEDQMEDMEDELSTTAGLDSSMDEEDVSLDASTMQKTTDSGVSMSPTPEACSASVSGGSPSPGPPEPDLDGTHSLPEHMRPAVQKDTGSPELELACQPAAICPSVQRSAMAGEEEEGPRAGESALTPDQLLPECRSSPHQDEAVGSGRAAHKGPAPPQEGKKCGEGEELTCSQGVEPAKSGAAGGGAPLKAEEMAQDPLQWSVGDVVSYFTAAGFPEQAAAFRTQEIDGKSLLLMQRSDVLTGLSIRLGPALKIYEHHVKVLQRSHFQEDADVFS is encoded by the exons ATGTCCGAACCGAGGTACCGCGAATGGATCCTGGAGACCATAGACTCGCTGAGGTCGAGGAAAGCGCGACCGGACCTGGAAAGAATTTGCAGGATGGTTCGGCGGCGGCACGGGTCCGAGCCAGATCGGACCTGTTTGGAACTGGAGAAACTGATACAGGAGCAAACGGTGCTGAAAGTGAACTACAAGGGCTCGATCTCCTATCGGAATGCGGCGAAGGTGCAGAGGGGGAGGCGGAAACTGGAGCGGACAACTGTTAAAGCCGCGGAGAAACACGCTGCGCTCCCCGACCTGAACACCGGCGACAGCGCTCTCGGTCCCGCCGACGAGGACCAGATGGAGGACATGGAA GATGAGCTGTCCACTACAGCCGGTCTGGACAGCAGTATGGATGAAGAGGACGTCAGCCTGGACGCGTCCACCATGCAGAAGACCACCGACTCCGGCGTCAGCATGAGCCCCACCCCAGAAGCCTGCTCAGCCAGCGTCTCTGGGGGCTCCCCCAGCCCCGGACCCCCGGAGCCGGACCTCGATGGCACCCACAGCCTGCCTGAACACATGCGGCCCGCTGTCCAGAAAGACACAG GGTCCCCGGAGCTGGAGCTGGCGTGTCAGCCGGCGGCCATCTGTCCGTCGGTGCAGCGGAGTGCCATggcgggggaggaggaggaggggccgAGGGCGGGGGAGAGCGCGCTCACGCCCGATCAGCTGCTGCCCGAGTGCAGAAGCTCCCCG CACCAGGACGAGGCGGTCGGTTCCGGCCGGGCAGCCCACaaaggccccgcccccccacaGGAGG GTAAGAAGTGCGGCGAAGGGGAGGAGCTCACCTGCTCCCAAGGAGTCGAACCGGCAAAGAGCGGAGCGGCGGGGGGAGGAGC CCCACTGAAGGCTGAGGAGATGGCCCAGGACCCACTGCAGTGGAGCGTTGGGGACGTGGTGAGCTACTTCACTGCCGCGGGCTTCCCAGAGCAAGCAGCTGCCTTCAGGACGCAG GAGATCGACGGGAAGTCCCTCCTCCTGATGCAGCGCAGCGACGTGCTGACAGGCCTGTCAATCAGACTCGGCCCCGCCCTCAAGATCTACGAGCACCATGTCAAAGTGCTTCAGAGGAGCCACTTCCAGGAAGACGCCGACGTCTTCTCCTAG